Sequence from the [Clostridium] scindens genome:
AGGACATTGGCATCCTCATAAATGATATCCAGATCCACGGATACCTGGTACTCTTCTTTGATAGGTGCCAGGCCGGCAAACTTCCCAATCGTGTCATCCGCCAGAAACAGCTTCACGCTGTCCCCTACGCCTAACTTCTCATTTCCTGTTGCCTTCTTGCCGTTGAGCACGATATTCTTCTTGCGCAGCATCTTATATAAGAAACTTCCCGGGGCCTTGGCGAGATATTTTTTTAAGAACTTATCCAGCCTCTGGCCTGCTTCATTCTGGCTAATTATTATTTCTTTCATAGTAGTCCTTTTCAGAAACACTCATTACATTGAAAGATTCAGAATGATATTTCTGATCTCTCTTTCCTTTTTCCTGGTATCCGCCTTTTCTATCGAGGCAATATTGTTCATCCCTTCGGCCCTGGACAAGAAGGCGACGTAATCGTGGAAGATCTTTACCGTCATCTTGTCATAGTGGCTGGCTTTCAGCATATCCTTTATATGCTTTGCAAGAAGGGTCTCGTCCGTCCTGGGGCTGCTGGCATATCCGCATACCACATGGCCGGATATTACGATCGCGTCCACTGGCATGACTTTATCCCGGCTGGTGATTACCATATCGTAGACTCTGGTAACCAGAGGCGCCTTTTCCTCAATCTCCTTGTACTTATCCGGCTCAATGCTCTTGTGGGGCGCCATCGTGATCAATTCCACCAGCATCTTGGCCGCCGGAAGGCAGCCTACGATTGCCACGATCGTAAATAAATTCATCCGCGTTCCTGTCTGCATGTATCCCAGCACGAATATGGCGATCACCACTCCAAATTCTGCAATGGTCCAGATCAGATACTTGACCTTGCGAGCCTTCACATATCCCGGCTGTCCTTTCTCAATCTTCATCATTTTGTACACTCTCCCTTATTTCCCTTATTGTCCTGATTCGCGGCTTTCTTTGTTCATCCACGCCATCGCGGACGCGATCTGCGCATCCGGCATGATCTTTGAAAGCACCCGGGCCCCTTTCATGGCTGCGCCATACACAGATGCCGGCTTTCTCCTGACTGAATCCCTTAACGCCTGCCTGACTACGCCTGTTACATCGGCCCGGACGGTCGCCTTCCAGGAATTCTTAAGTTCTCCTGCCCGATCGAAAAATTCCGTGTCCACGGGGCCCGGACACACTGCCGTGACTACTATGCCCCGGTCTTTCACTTCTTCCCGTATCGCCTGTGAAAAACTGTATACATAGGATTTTGTAGCCGCATACACGGCAAATCCTGGCTGTGGAGCGAACGCTGCCGCGGACGCAATATTAATTATTCTACTTCCTTTTGTCATATATGGCAAGCATAAGAGCGACAGCCGGGTCAGGGATCTGCAGTTTAAGTCGACCATTTCGCACTGCTCATCTATCCTCAATTCCTCCGCTGCTCCAATCTTTCCGTATCCTGCGGCGTTTACCAGCATCCGGATATCCGCGCCATATCTTTCCAATTCTTTTTCTATCCGCGAGAAGATGTAATCCCGCATCATGTCGCCATCAAAGATCCGGACGGGAACTTCCGATTTTCTCGCCAGTTCTTTCAGCCTGTCGGTCCTGCGCGCTACTACCCACAGTTCATCCAGGCTTTTATACAGCCTGGGAATCTGCCGGGCAAATTCTCTGCCGATTCCCGAGGATGCCCCGGTTATGATTGCAATTCTCATCACGCCATCTCCTTACTTCTTCTTTCTTCTATGCACATTACGGATCGTCTTCTTCTTGGTATTTGCCTGAGAATCCGCTCCTTGCTTCTTTCCTGATTTTCTGTCCGGCTTCTTATCTATCTTTCTCGGCCTGATCAGACAATGCTTTTCAAATCCCACAAGATCCATCCTGCCTTCCTTTCGCAAGGCTTCCATTACCAGATCATAGTTCTTCGGATCCCGGTATTGGATCAGCGCGCGCTGCATGGCCTTCTCATGCGGATTCTTCGGCACGTATACGGGCGACATATCCCTGGGGTCGACGCCTGTGTAATACATGCAGGTAGATATGGTTGACGGGGTCGGGTAAAAATCCTGCACCTGCTCCGGCATATAGCCCAGATCCCGGAGATATTCCGCCAGCTTGATGGCATCCTTCATAGTAGAGCCCGGATGGGAAGACATCAGATAGGGAACCAGATACTGATCCTTGGAAATCTCCTGGTTGATCTTCTTATACTTTTTTACAAATGACTGATATACGCTATTCTCCGGCTTTCCCATCTTCTTAAGGACTGCGTCCGAGACATGCTCGGGAGCCACCTTC
This genomic interval carries:
- a CDS encoding SDR family NAD(P)-dependent oxidoreductase gives rise to the protein MMRIAIITGASSGIGREFARQIPRLYKSLDELWVVARRTDRLKELARKSEVPVRIFDGDMMRDYIFSRIEKELERYGADIRMLVNAAGYGKIGAAEELRIDEQCEMVDLNCRSLTRLSLLCLPYMTKGSRIINIASAAAFAPQPGFAVYAATKSYVYSFSQAIREEVKDRGIVVTAVCPGPVDTEFFDRAGELKNSWKATVRADVTGVVRQALRDSVRRKPASVYGAAMKGARVLSKIMPDAQIASAMAWMNKESRESGQ